The genomic stretch AGattcataaaagattaattctCCGTGgtttttatataataaaatacaaaatgttATGATCAGGTGGAGTTTTTTATCCCTGGAATGAAAATCCTGGCTCCAACCCTGGAAAGATGCATTGATGCTTTACCCCTAAGTCTGCCTCCAAAATTGGGGAATTGAGTTCCTCTGCAAAGCTCcagtttccaaaaacaaaaggaacaCCAACGGTTGAAAGACTCACAACTTCAAAGTAGGGAACTACCTCTTTCTACGTCTAACTAGTAAGTCACCCATACCAATGCATATATGGATGATCTAGAAAAGTTAGAAATCACACCAGGTTGAAGCAATAATATTCTCATTAAGAAACTCTCAAGAAGGTGCCTGGGTTAAAATCAAAGCCCTAAACAAACTAAGAAACAATGTATGGAATAACCCATCATCCGACAAGGCCAAGGTATTCATCCATAAAAGCTAAAGCCATGACTGTTTACAAGGATATAAAATCTGGAGAACTTAAGCATGAGGTACCTGCTTGTTAGCTAACACAGATCAGCTCCATGAGAATGCACCAAGTTACTCCACCATTTTCTGAATTTTAGACAAATCTATCTCATACAGAAACACAGAACTCACTCCTTAGGCCTTCCTTCTCTGACCAGTAGTGTGCGACCATGAAATTCCTGCTTAAGTAAGAAGGGTTAAGAAATGTAGCAGAGCAAAGTTATGAAATTTCCAAATAGAGGATCTGAGTTTACCTTTCCACAAGAAGAGATGGCGGAGTCACGTTCTGCCTctgaagagaaagaaacaaatccataaacCCGTCTCCTTCCTGCTTTGCGATCGTACAGCAATCTTGTACTAACCACAGTTCCAAATTGGCTAAAGTGCTCTCTCAAATCTTCGGGTTTCACTGACCAGGAAACATTGCCAACATAAATCTTGTAAGGGCTTTCAAAGACAATATTCCTCCTAGCCACAAGGTTCCTCCCACTAAAATTCATCTCTTCTGCAAGCAAAATCCTCATTTCACGCCCACCAACATCCTAGGTAAACAGATCGAGCAGTTACGAAAAGAAAACAAGATAGGCGATAAAAACCCAATCAATATTCCCCATTTTCTGGTTAATTCGCCACTTACAGATCCATCCAAAGCAGCAATTGCAGCTTTAGCCTCATTGAAACTACTCATTATGACATGACCACATCCTTTGCTTATCCCTGTCTCAACATTCCGCGAAACCTAAACATTTATCAGTCACAACAAatcaatttttcaaaaaacctgaaatttccaaagaaataaaaaagggataAGTAGAATGAGCGAGGGAGAAAGCGTACCTCTACCGATTGAACAGTTCCGTAAGGCTTAAACATATCCAGAAGGTCCGGAATGTCACAGCTTTTAGGAAGATTACAAACGTACAGTTGACAAGGTCTGACTCTAACTTTCGGATCCGTGGACGAACTATCCCTACTGTCTTCCTCCATTACCGGCGTAGCCGCGGCCATGGCTTCTTCGTCGACGACGGCCAGGACTCTGGGAGACCTAGTTTTAGTAGCTGAGCTAAGCACAGAAGCAAACGCTTCGTGTGAACCAGACATGGAAAAGGGAGAAGATACGACGAGGAAGCATGAGAAAGTTGGATAAGGAAAGCGAAGGGAAGATGAAGCAGAAGACAAGAAACGTTGATTGGTTCCGGTTTGAAAAGGTAAGGTCGATGTAATGGAATAGGAGGAAGTCAATCGAGCAATGGCCATGGCCAACGAGAATTGAGAAACAGAGGAGCTGTCTGGTAGCCTCTGCTTGGCTTTCTTACAACTTTCGGGAACTGAAATTCTACTCCTCCCTCAAGTTTGTCGGGGCTCGTCGGCTCGAGTTTAAACTCTgacgaaaagagagagagagagagagagagagagagagagagaggctgaaGGAAGCGCCAAGTCTAACCCACACTCACTCCTGAACGGATAGCATCCATCATCTATTGCCAAAGCAAAGCCGAAACTAGAGTAAGGGgagagtttatttatttattattattattattattttttgagttTGGTAAAAATTAAGGGGAGAGTTTCGAAGTGTAGCAACACTTGTAATCAGATATGCCACATGGCAAATTATCACATGCATAATATCAACAACGATTCAGAGTGATTTGATCTTTTAGTGTTTTTAGACAAAGATAAGTGTGAAATTTTGCCGGTATACaacaaattgaaattttctttttattgttaaCCATATATTGTTTAAAAAAAGTAAATTGgcctaaaattttttttttcttttggtaaaaattggtttaaaaattaatttcataGCTAGATGATGACTTTGGCATCATGTTCATAAAGTTTAGCCCTAAAAAACAGTTTCATGCGATAGAATATGGTGTTGATATATTCTCTATATTTACTAAATAGTGTTATCAGATCATTTTTGCATGTGGGATGTAATAAGGCTGGAATTTGGATCAGTTGCTCATATGATCACACTTGGTCGTACATGTGAGTAATCAATACATGTTCCTTTTGCTTTTAAATATACTCCTCTTCACTGTTATAATGGTAGGAAGTAAGATTGGTGTTAGATGTTCATATATATGACTAGGTGATTGTGATCTAAACTCTTGGATTGCAGCATCTAAGAGtatatatgaaaacaaaagaacacaTATCATCACCTAACTCTATATGAAGAGTACAACAATGTGATCCACAGTCTTCTTTTCCTCTGTCCACCATTACtagttctttgttttcttctccacAACTCTTCTTTCTCAATTCTCAAACAAACAGTTACCACATTATCCTAGACTTTGATCAGATCTGTACCTTCATAACCATCCACCATACATTTGAAGCTGACAACTGTATCATTGCTTATTAGTTTGAAGAATTCTTTGTAGACTTTTTGGTTTCAGTACTAGATGATGAATCTATCATGATTTCCATCCACCAGCTGAATGAGTGGATATTTTTGGGATAACAACTAATATGAACTTAGATAGAGTTGAATACTGGAAATATGATTCAGATAGCCAACCTTAATTACAGAGTAAACTCAGATCTGTACCTTCATAACCATGCACCATACATTTGAAGCTGACAACTGTATCATTGCTTATTAGTTTGAAGAATTCTTTGTAGACTTTTTGGTTTCAATACTAGATGAAGAATCTATCATGATTTCCATCCACCAGCTGAATGAGTGGATATTTTTGGGATAACAACTAATATGAACTGAGATAGAGTTGAATGCTGGAAATATGATTCAGATAGCAAACCTTAATTACAGAGTAAGCTCAACTCGGGGGTTCTGTAGCTTTACAGGTCGAATAGGTCAAAATAAGGTCCTTGGCTACCCAGCCCAATTCTCTGCTATGACCTAGAGGACTGCAAAGGGTGAAGTTTCTTGAGGGCCTGAACTCAGAGGTCACCAAGACATTGCATTCCTGTGGTGGAAACTCAGGTCCCAGGGACCTGAGAGGAACTAGCGACCGAAAGGAATGGAAAGGATGAATCGAAACCTtttcatagagagagagaattgagtaggaaaaaacatttttttataacATTTGGCCATGAACAATAATAATTAAATGATGCCTTGTAACATATGTTCATTTCCTCAATCCTCCCCCAGCGATTAAATTGTATTACATGGGCACTGgacacttcttcttcttcttcgaaaATCTCTCAGTGGACACGCTCAAGAGCTTGTTGAGCGACATTCCTTCCcctattatcttcttcttctcttcataCCTGTGCTTGATCCTCGCATCAAGCTTGTAGCCGAGAAAAGCAGGAAAGTCCAACAGCTCTCCAATCTCCCGACCCATATCCTCAATCAAGTATTCCACTTTCTTCTGTAGAGACTCGCAATTGTACTGCAATATCTGCGGATGCTTCTTGCTCATGGCAAGAATTTCACTGTAATCGAGCCCATAAGTCAGGAAGACATTGATCACCTTCTGCATATTCTCACAGCTGGTTCTAGTCACTGCCCCCAACGCCAGAGCCAGCTCCTTCGTTCTATATTTATACCCAATCTTCAGCAGAAACACTAATTTCTTAGAAAGATTCTCTCTGAAAGACAAGCCAAGAAACAGGGGCGCTTTGATAAGGAACCTGAATATATCAATTGAGTTCAACCTACATTCCATAAGGAACTCAACCCGAGGTTGCAGCTTTCTATCCTTGCTGGCACTGAAGACATTTGGGTATACAAGGACAATCTTGAAGATTTCAGGGTCTGTCAAGCCAACAAAGGATCTGAAGAACTCAGCATGGCTTTGTAGATGCTCTGTGGTATAGGCTAGGACAGATGGGAGTTTAAGCAATACGGCTCCTGTGGCATTTTCATCTCCCCCACTAAGCTCTGTGAGAAACATGATACGTGGAACTAGCTGGGTTTCAAAATCCAAATTAAGAATGGCGGGGCGTCGAATGATCAAATCGACACCACCGAAATGCTTCAGGTAAAGAATCGTCTGTTCTATCTCATTAGCAGACTTGTGACAGAACACCTTGGTTAGATTAACATTGTTGAGAATATGAGGTAGGTTTTCCCTTGGAATTCCATGATTAAGAAGCAATTCAACCTTCCCGGCAAAACCCACAAAATATTGGGGCTCTGTTACAGTCAAAAGACGTTCGAGCTTTACGGGTTCGATCTGACCTTTCAAATTATAGAGTTCTCTAATTTCTTCTGCTGTGAGTATGTCAGGGCGTTTGGCTATCAAGCGACAGAGAGCAAAACCATCTAATCCAGCGGACTGCAGGAAACAGAGTCGGCTGCCGAGAGACTCCAAAGTCTCAAATCTCAGACCTGGGTTCTTCTCGAATAGAACTTGGGTTTGTCCTTCTTCGAATCCAAACTCTTGGAAGAGTGGTAGAAACAATCCTGAACACAATATAGAACACAAATGAACCTCATTCGTTCAGGTTCTAATTCTGCTTATTTTAGAGATATATGAGAGATTGAATCGTTTCAGGTAACTTACCCCATTCCGTGAAGATATTGGAAGACGAAGAGGAGCTGCTATTGTTGCATTGAATCATCACCAATTTCGTTGAGGCTCGAAAACACACAGGAGCTGAAAAGGGTTTCTGTGGTAGACCTGTGGTTCTACTGAACCTACTCACGCAACAACATTGTTCCTGCCGAAAGAAAGTTGGCGATGAAGAAATTGCAGGCAATGTTACCGTCATCTATAATGGTCACAGCGTATCCTTGCTGCAGTCGAGCGTGCCCACAGATGTTCGCCGCTGCTTCCGGATGAGTCGTGCTTTCAGGAATTAACCTCGAGTCCTTGAACTGCCCGACGGCCGGACCAAatatccaatttgattttttttttttggataatttacaACACCACCCCCGAAGAATGCCGGTATAATAGAAACACTCCATCTCTTTCACGAAATTAGATTTAGATCCCTTATCGTTAGTCTCTATTAcaaaatataccaagaatgctgacatcatcgttttattttttatctaaataccattttgcccttaaaaatagTGAAGTGTCGAAATTAACCTCATTACTTGTAGTCCCCAAATCAATTTCACCACAACCCTTCCGGCAATGGTGACTATGGCGGAAGAGCGTTCCTCAAGACTTTTCAGCTCAGCGGTTGCGAACCCCCTTCTAGCGACTATGGTGGAAGAGCATTCCTCTGGGATCCTCAACTCTTGATGATGTTCTATATAAAAAATGGATGGATATccatgtcacaccccattcacacagaactagaccagtgatcgagttaactccggttaacccaaacctgtcaggaacATATGATACAATACCCCACCACAgtatacccacatctaagataagtgttcaaaagtttagcggaagacttaatttacctataaatatctccaatatacttgatacccaaattgtagtttatagctaagtacatgtgggcccgcaggcatgatatttacacaaaaagaataacaatttacatatcaaatacacaaaaggggaggtcatcaaaagaatcaaaaagcgaAATTCTGTaaggtgtcattactgcggtcccgcagcacagccctggcacatgcaatcagcaccgtgttcatactcctcggggacccaccaatcctcatc from Macadamia integrifolia cultivar HAES 741 chromosome 14, SCU_Mint_v3, whole genome shotgun sequence encodes the following:
- the LOC122061492 gene encoding 28 kDa ribonucleoprotein, chloroplastic, which produces MAIARLTSSYSITSTLPFQTGTNQRFLSSASSSLRFPYPTFSCFLVVSSPFSMSGSHEAFASVLSSATKTRSPRVLAVVDEEAMAAATPVMEEDSRDSSSTDPKVRVRPCQLYVCNLPKSCDIPDLLDMFKPYGTVQSVEVSRNVETGISKGCGHVIMSSFNEAKAAIAALDGSDVGGREMRILLAEEMNFSGRNLVARRNIVFESPYKIYVGNVSWSVKPEDLREHFSQFGTVVSTRLLYDRKAGRRRVYGFVSFSSEAERDSAISSCGKEFHGRTLLVREGRPKE
- the LOC122061490 gene encoding transcription termination factor MTERF8, chloroplastic codes for the protein MTVTLPAISSSPTFFRQEQCCCVSRFSRTTGLPQKPFSAPVCFRASTKLVMIQCNNSSSSSSSNIFTEWGLFLPLFQEFGFEEGQTQVLFEKNPGLRFETLESLGSRLCFLQSAGLDGFALCRLIAKRPDILTAEEIRELYNLKGQIEPVKLERLLTVTEPQYFVGFAGKVELLLNHGIPRENLPHILNNVNLTKVFCHKSANEIEQTILYLKHFGGVDLIIRRPAILNLDFETQLVPRIMFLTELSGGDENATGAVLLKLPSVLAYTTEHLQSHAEFFRSFVGLTDPEIFKIVLVYPNVFSASKDRKLQPRVEFLMECRLNSIDIFRFLIKAPLFLGLSFRENLSKKLVFLLKIGYKYRTKELALALGAVTRTSCENMQKVINVFLTYGLDYSEILAMSKKHPQILQYNCESLQKKVEYLIEDMGREIGELLDFPAFLGYKLDARIKHRYEEKKKIIGEGMSLNKLLSVSTERFSKKKKKCPVPM